Proteins from a single region of Peromyscus eremicus chromosome 9, PerEre_H2_v1, whole genome shotgun sequence:
- the LOC131919198 gene encoding kelch repeat and BTB domain-containing protein 7 — protein sequence MQSREDAPRSRRLASPRGGRRPKRISKPSVSAFFTGPEELKDTAHSAALLAQLKSFYDARLLCDVTIEVVTPGSGPGTGRLFSCNRNVLAAACPYFKSMFTGGMYESQQASVTIHDVDAESFEVLVDYCYTGRVSLSEANVQRLYAASDMLQLEYVREACASFLARRLDLTNCTAILKFADAFDHHKLRSQAQSFIAHNFKQLSRMGSIREETLADLTLAQLLAVLRLDCLDVESEKTVCHVAVQWLEAAPKERGPSAAEVFKCVRWAHFPAEDQDYLGGLLTKPIVKKYCLDIVEGALLQLRFGDRLYKSVVSKPNSSSSSSSSHSSSSSSSSSSNSSSSSVVSVAENPPQRLGMCAKEMVIFFGHPRDPFLCYDPYSGDIYTMPSPLTSLAHTKTITSSAVCVSPDHDIYLAAQPRKDLWVYKPAQNSWHQLADRLLCREGMDVAYLNGYIYILGGRDPITGVKLKEVECYSVQRNQWALVAPVPHSFYSFELIVVQNYLYAVNSKRMLCYDPSHNMWLNCASLKRSDFQEACVFKDEIYCICDIPVMKVYNPARGEWRRISNIPLDSETHNYQIVNHDQKLLLITSTTPQWKKNRVTVYEYDTREDQWINIGTMLGLLQFDSGFICLCARVYPSCLEPGQSFITEEDDARSESSTEWDLDGFSELDSESGSSSSFSDDEVWVQVAPQRNAPDQQGSL from the coding sequence ATGCAGTCCCGGGAAGACGCCCCGCGCTCTCGCCGCCTCGCCAGCCCCCGCGGCGGGAGGCGGCCCAAGAGGATCTCCAAGCCCTCGGTGTCGGCCTTCTTCACGGGCCCGGAGGAGTTAAAGGACACGGCCCATTCCGCAGCCCTCCTGGCCCAGCTCAAGTCTTTCTACGACGCGCGGCTGCTGTGCGATGTGACCATCGAGGTGGTGACGCCCGGCAGCGGGCCTGGCACGGGGCGCCTCTTCTCGTGCAACCGCAACGTGCTGGCGGCGGCGTGCCCCTACTTCAAGAGCATGTTCACGGGCGGCATGTACGAGAGCCAGCAGGCCAGCGTGACCATTCACGATGTGGACGCCGAGTCCTTCGAGGTCTTGGTCGACTACTGCTACACCGGTCGCGTGTCCCTCAGCGAGGCCAACGTGCAGCGCCTGTACGCGGCCTCAGATATGCTCCAGCTGGAGTACGTGCGCGAAGCGTGTGCTTCCTTCCTGGCTCGGCGCCTTGACCTGACCAACTGCACTGCCATCCTCAAGTTTGCAGATGCCTTTGACCATCACAAGCTGCGCTCCCAGGCCCAGTCCTTTATCGCTCACAACTTCAAGCAGCTCAGCAGGATGGGTTCCATTCGGGAGGAGACGCTGGCAGATCTGACCCTGGCGCAGCTGCTGGCCGTCCTGCGTCTGGATTGTCTGGATGTGGAGAGTGAGAAGACAGTGTGCCATGTGGCCGTGCAGTGGCTCGAGGCTGCACCCAAAGAGCGGGGCCCCAGCGCTGCAGAAGTCTTCAAGTGTGTTCGTTGGGCACACTTCCCCGCTGAAGATCAGGACTACCTGGGAGGGCTACTGACCAAGCCTATTGTGAAGAAGTACTGCCTGGACATTGTTGAAGGGGCCCTCCTGCAGCTGCGTTTTGGTGATCGGTTGTACAAGTCAGTGGTATCCAAGCcaaatagcagcagcagcagcagcagcagccacagcagcagcagcagcagcagcagcagcagcaatagtAGCAGTAGCTCTGTTGTATCTGTAGCAGAAAATCCACCCCAAAGGTTGGGCATGTGTGCCAAAGAGATGGTAATCTTTTTCGGACACCCCAGAGATCCTTTTCTCTGCTATGACCCTTATTCAGGAGATATTTACACAATGCCATCTCCTTTGACCAGCTTGGCACACACCAAGACCATTACCTCCTCAGCTGTTTGTGTCTCTCCAGACCATGACATCTATCTTGCTGCCCAGCCCAGGAAAGACCTATGGGTGTATAAACCAGCCCAAAATAGTTGGCATCAACTGGCAGACCGCTTGCTGTGTCGGGAGGGCATGGATGTGGCATACCTGAATGGCTACATCTACATTTTGGGTGGGCGAGACCCAATTACTGGAGTTAAACTGAAGGAAGTGGAATGCTACAGTGTTCAGAGGAACCAGTGGGCATTGGTGGCGCCTGTACCCCATTCCTTTTATTCCTTTGAACTAATAGTGGTTCAGAACTATCTTTACGCTGTCAACAGTAAGCGCATGCTCTGCTATGATCCTAGCCATAATATGTGGCTGAATTGTGCATCTCTTAAACGAAGTGACTTTCAGGAAGCCTGTGTCTTCAAAGATGAAATCTATTGTATTTGTGACATCCCAGTCATGAAGGTCTACAACCCAGCTAGAGGAGAATGGAGGCGGATTAGTAATATTCCATTGGACTCAGAAACCCACAACTACCAGATCGTCAATCATGACCAAAAGTTGCTGCTCATCACTTCTACGACCCCACAGTGGAAAAAGAACCGTGTGACAGTATATGAATATGACACTAGGGAAGACCAATGGATTAATATTGGTACCATGTTAGGCCTTTTGCAGTTTGACTCTGGCTTTATTTGCTTGTGTGCTCGAGTTTATCCTTCCTGTCTTGAACCTGGTCAGAGCTTCATCACTGAGGAAGATGATGCAAGGAGTGAGTCTAGCACCGAGTGGGACTTAGATGGATTCAGTGAACTGGACTCTGAGTCAGGAAGTTCAAGTTCGTTTTCTGACGATGAAGTCTGGGTTCAGGTTGCACCTCAGCGCAATGCACCAGATCAGCAGGgttctttgtaa
- the LOC131919200 gene encoding small ribosomal subunit protein eS27-like: MDVKCPGCYKITTVFSHAQLVVLCVGCSTVLRQPTGFGKAWLTEGCSFRRKHH, encoded by the coding sequence ATGGATGTGAAATGCCCAGGATGCTATAAAATCACCACGGTCTTTAGCCATGCACAATTGGTAGTCTTGTGTGTTGGCTGCTCCACTGTCCTCCGTCAGCCTACAGGTTTTGGAAAAGCATGGCTGACAGAAGGATGCTCCTTCAGGAGGAAGCATCACTGA